In Phormidium yuhuli AB48, one genomic interval encodes:
- a CDS encoding TrmH family RNA methyltransferase, whose product MMLTSLQNPLIKQLRKLQQAKHRRLQQQFLLEGTHLIEEASRHQYPLHVLCHTPAWGDRHPQLLRQLQAQRTEVVSEDVLNALATTVNPDGVLATAPQPPSSSPQLLPSGVGFALERLQDPGNLGTLIRTAVAAEIQGIWLSHDSVDRTSPKVLRASAGTWFQMPMLPCENLITTVQTYQTQGVQVVATCLDSPLPYWNVNWKQPSLILLGNEGAGLSPQLLELADVQVTIPISPNAESLNVAIAAALLAFEVKRQRQG is encoded by the coding sequence ATGATGCTAACCAGCCTACAAAACCCCCTCATCAAACAACTGCGCAAACTCCAGCAAGCCAAACACCGCCGCCTCCAGCAGCAGTTTCTCCTCGAAGGAACCCACCTCATCGAAGAAGCCAGCCGCCACCAGTATCCTCTCCATGTTCTCTGTCATACTCCCGCCTGGGGCGATCGCCATCCCCAACTGCTGAGGCAACTCCAGGCCCAACGCACCGAAGTTGTCAGTGAAGATGTCTTAAACGCCCTCGCCACCACCGTCAATCCCGATGGTGTCCTCGCCACCGCCCCCCAACCCCCCTCATCTTCCCCCCAATTATTGCCCTCGGGGGTGGGGTTTGCCCTGGAACGTCTGCAAGATCCCGGAAATTTGGGAACTCTCATCCGTACCGCTGTCGCCGCCGAAATTCAGGGAATCTGGTTAAGTCACGATAGCGTCGATCGCACGTCCCCCAAAGTTTTACGGGCCTCAGCGGGAACCTGGTTTCAGATGCCCATGCTTCCCTGTGAGAACCTCATCACCACCGTACAAACCTATCAAACCCAGGGGGTGCAAGTGGTGGCTACCTGTTTAGATAGCCCCCTTCCCTATTGGAATGTCAACTGGAAGCAGCCGTCCTTGATTCTTCTAGGAAATGAAGGGGCAGGATTATCTCCCCAACTGCTAGAATTAGCCGATGTGCAGGTCACCATTCCCATCAGCCCCAACGCCGAATCTCTGAATGTGGCCATCGCCGCCGCCCTGCTCGCCTTTGAAGTCAAGCGACAACGACAGGGTTGA
- the lpdA gene encoding dihydrolipoyl dehydrogenase: MSQGFDYDLIIIGAGVGGHGAALHAVAQGLNTAIIEAAEMGGTCINRGCIPSKALLAASGRVRELRQTQHLRSMGVHVGEVQFDRQGIANHADNLVNTIRDNMTNSLKRLGVDIIQGWGKVAATQKVTVETPEGEKTYCAENIILAPGSVPFVPPGIEIDGKTVFTSDDALKLETVPPWITIIGSGYIGLEFADVYSALGSEITMVEALDKLMPTFDPDIAKIAKRVLLDARDVETYAGVFATKITPGTPVMIELTDAQSKEVVEVLEVDACLVATGRVPVTDKLNLDAVGVETDRRGFIPVNDDLQVTANGEPVPHLWAIGDATGKMMLAHAASAQGVAVVETIQGRDRQVDYRSIPAAAFTHPEISFVGLTEPQAKELGESEGFEVGTARTYFKANSKALAEAETDGIAKIIYRKDTGELLGVHIIGIHAADLIQEAANAIANRQSVRELAFNVHTHPTLCEVLDEAYKRTLEAA; encoded by the coding sequence ATGAGTCAAGGGTTTGATTACGATCTCATTATTATCGGTGCTGGTGTGGGGGGCCATGGTGCAGCCCTTCATGCTGTCGCCCAGGGGCTAAACACTGCCATCATCGAAGCCGCTGAAATGGGCGGAACCTGCATCAATCGCGGCTGTATTCCCTCTAAAGCCCTCCTAGCCGCCTCCGGGCGTGTACGGGAACTCCGTCAAACCCAACACCTGCGATCGATGGGAGTTCACGTCGGGGAGGTTCAATTTGATCGCCAGGGAATCGCCAATCACGCGGATAACCTGGTAAACACCATTCGCGACAATATGACAAATAGCCTCAAACGCCTGGGGGTAGATATTATCCAAGGCTGGGGCAAAGTCGCCGCCACCCAAAAGGTAACCGTGGAAACTCCAGAGGGGGAAAAAACCTACTGTGCTGAGAATATCATTCTCGCCCCCGGTTCGGTTCCCTTTGTGCCTCCGGGGATTGAGATTGATGGTAAAACGGTTTTTACCAGTGATGATGCCCTCAAACTGGAGACAGTTCCCCCCTGGATTACCATTATTGGCAGTGGCTACATTGGTTTGGAGTTTGCCGATGTCTATTCTGCCCTGGGTTCGGAGATTACCATGGTGGAAGCCCTCGACAAACTGATGCCCACCTTCGATCCCGATATTGCTAAAATCGCCAAGCGGGTATTGTTAGATGCCCGCGATGTGGAAACCTACGCTGGTGTCTTCGCCACGAAAATCACCCCAGGAACTCCGGTGATGATTGAATTGACAGATGCCCAATCGAAGGAAGTGGTGGAAGTCTTGGAAGTGGATGCTTGTTTGGTGGCGACGGGGCGAGTTCCCGTTACCGATAAGCTGAATTTAGACGCGGTGGGGGTGGAAACCGATCGCCGAGGCTTTATTCCCGTCAATGACGATCTGCAAGTTACCGCCAATGGGGAACCGGTACCTCATCTCTGGGCCATTGGTGATGCGACGGGTAAGATGATGTTAGCCCATGCCGCTTCGGCGCAAGGGGTTGCGGTGGTTGAGACGATTCAGGGGCGCGATCGCCAAGTGGATTATCGCAGTATCCCAGCGGCGGCTTTTACGCATCCGGAAATCAGTTTTGTCGGTTTAACGGAACCCCAAGCTAAGGAGTTAGGGGAATCGGAAGGTTTTGAGGTAGGAACCGCCCGCACCTATTTCAAGGCCAATTCTAAAGCCTTGGCGGAAGCGGAAACTGACGGGATTGCCAAGATTATCTACCGTAAGGATACGGGGGAATTGTTGGGGGTTCATATTATCGGTATTCATGCGGCGGATTTGATTCAAGAGGCTGCCAATGCGATCGCCAATCGGCAATCGGTGCGGGAGTTAGCCTTTAATGTGCATACTCACCCAACCCTGTGCGAAGTTTTAGATGAGGCATATAAACGCACCTTAGAAGCGGCGTAG
- a CDS encoding DUF1361 domain-containing protein, whose product MYQDILQILNRNAAWIQWNLLLAFIPLLLSFYLFKPTQGLGLRWLTAFLTGILAALSLPSITAIVKILLEQASLLYLIFGLLITSGIAGVDSLCFPGRSRSTMWWFGCIFFILFLPNAPYLLTDIIHLIEDIRQTRSIWVLTLFAIPLYMVVLGLGFAAYTVSLVNVSSYLKAQQLSRWILPTEWTIHLLSAIGICLGRFERFNSWDIFTNPRPVIRQLLDYFTNPYDWLIIGISFLILMALYSLTKFIIQSVAIAHDIRVTQ is encoded by the coding sequence ATGTACCAAGATATCCTGCAAATTCTCAATCGTAATGCCGCCTGGATACAGTGGAATCTACTTCTGGCCTTTATTCCGCTGCTGCTGAGTTTTTATTTATTCAAGCCAACTCAGGGGTTGGGCTTACGTTGGCTAACAGCCTTTTTGACGGGCATTTTAGCGGCATTATCCTTACCATCAATCACGGCAATTGTCAAGATTTTACTAGAGCAAGCTTCTCTCCTGTATCTCATCTTTGGACTGCTGATAACGTCAGGAATTGCGGGGGTCGATTCTCTCTGTTTTCCAGGGCGATCGCGCTCGACGATGTGGTGGTTTGGCTGTATTTTTTTCATCCTCTTTCTCCCCAACGCCCCCTATCTCCTCACCGATATTATTCACTTAATTGAAGATATCCGGCAAACCCGTTCCATTTGGGTGTTGACGCTTTTTGCCATTCCTCTCTATATGGTTGTTTTGGGCTTAGGATTTGCCGCCTATACCGTCTCCTTAGTCAATGTATCGAGTTACCTGAAAGCCCAACAGCTTTCTCGTTGGATTCTACCCACCGAATGGACTATTCATCTTCTGAGTGCGATCGGCATTTGTCTCGGACGATTTGAACGTTTCAATAGTTGGGATATTTTCACCAATCCTCGCCCGGTAATTCGGCAACTTTTGGACTATTTTACCAATCCTTACGACTGGCTGATTATTGGGATTAGTTTCCTAATTTTGATGGCTTTGTATTCCCTGACGAAGTTTATCATTCAATCCGTGGCGATCGCCCATGATATTCGGGTCACTCAATAA
- a CDS encoding nodulation protein NodZ, protein MTKYIVVKGTSGIGNRVFAVATGILYAQLSGRQLVVDWRDGSYSNTGTNLFFRYFDCPPAQSVDVLPETDSVYPAIWKHQLHRSLGSLRTELGLTGYSDMSFDVSRLDSQDDILVLSAYTHKINLMRPLLAQETHRLANSTIRDILKSILQENLFLKKDIKERVEEFKKAYFSDYMVGVHIRYSDMKVPLAEVEFAVRSITRWTLLQHTNFKIFLATDSQEVLSLFKGKFPNVISTDKWFSESGKRLHQNPEECGDLVENGIEALVDLYLLAACDNLIFASRSSFGFLSSLLMTQPKARYYDIDGQHSLIKRIKSKLINTAQQLKVSS, encoded by the coding sequence ATGACTAAGTACATTGTCGTCAAAGGAACTTCGGGCATCGGCAACCGAGTCTTTGCCGTTGCGACAGGAATTTTATACGCTCAGTTAAGTGGGCGACAGTTGGTGGTAGATTGGCGAGATGGCAGTTATTCCAATACGGGAACTAATTTATTTTTTCGCTATTTTGATTGTCCGCCGGCTCAGTCGGTGGACGTGTTACCGGAGACGGATTCGGTTTATCCGGCAATTTGGAAGCATCAACTTCATCGCTCGTTGGGGTCTTTGCGTACTGAGTTAGGCTTGACGGGCTATTCGGATATGTCATTTGATGTCTCTCGCCTTGATTCCCAGGACGATATTTTGGTGTTATCGGCGTACACCCATAAAATCAATCTCATGCGTCCGTTGTTGGCTCAGGAAACTCATCGGTTAGCCAATTCAACAATTCGGGACATCTTAAAGTCTATTTTACAAGAAAATTTATTTTTGAAAAAAGATATAAAAGAACGAGTTGAGGAGTTCAAGAAGGCATATTTTTCGGATTACATGGTAGGGGTTCATATTCGCTATTCTGATATGAAAGTTCCTTTAGCTGAGGTGGAGTTTGCGGTGCGCTCAATTACTCGATGGACTCTCTTACAACATACCAATTTTAAAATCTTCTTGGCAACGGATTCTCAGGAGGTTTTGTCCTTATTTAAGGGCAAATTTCCGAATGTGATTTCAACGGATAAGTGGTTTTCCGAGTCGGGAAAGCGATTACATCAAAATCCGGAAGAGTGTGGGGATTTAGTAGAGAATGGAATTGAGGCTTTGGTGGATTTATATTTACTGGCTGCTTGTGATAATTTGATATTTGCTTCACGGTCGTCATTTGGTTTTTTGTCAAGTCTGTTGATGACACAGCCTAAGGCCCGTTATTATGATATTGATGGTCAGCATTCTCTAATTAAGCGTATTAAGTCGAAGTTGATTAATACGGCTCAGCAGCTCAAGGTGTCCTCATAG